The genomic window ACTAATCACCTGTAGAGCCTGAATATTTTCAGTGTCACCAAAAATATGAATTTCTCCTTATCCTTTTTACACATATCTACTCCAAAGTATAACCCCTGCTTGCTTCCTGTCTCTGCCAGGGAAGATGTCAGGTGAGCAAGCGTTTAGAGGGTAGTGCCATCCAAGGAGAAGGGAGCAGCCCAGGACGCTCGTTTATCTGTCACACTTAGGGCCATCTGACTGACAGGGCCCTGCTGTGCGGCGTTCCTCTACTCTGACATTGCTAAGACTCTGGAATCAGGGTTAAGGGCATGCAGAAAGGACCCcaggaggccagagagctggagatCAGCAGTTTCTTAGGGCATGGTGGGAACACAGAAGGGAACTCTACCAGAGTACCCAGCTCGGCGACCCAGGGCCCGGCTGTGTTCTCAGTGATTCAGCTAGAGGCAACGTGAGTGTACCAGTTGATCCCCGCGGGCCTGCCACTTCTGATCTCTTGTAGTTCCAGTAATTCCCTACTCCCCCCACCTCCCGAGAGGAACCACACCCTGAAGCCCTCTCCTAGCATGACTTAGCTGGGTGTCTGAAGACAGAGATGCTGCCCGGAGCACACCAGGGCTTGGCAGTGGTGCTCTGCCCTCAGGAGCCCTAGGCAGGCCCACAGTGGGACTGGGCCTCCAGGGGCTGTACCGCAGAGCCTGTTCATTCACCTCCTGCATCTGGGCCTTGAGAGCCGACTTCTCACTGCCTCTGAGCACAGAGCCAACCTGGAGAAATCACAACAGCTCTACCAACTGCAGCCTACCAACTGCAGGTAGCCAGGTAGCCAGGTCCCTGTAATCTTGGCAAGAGACTGCCAACTCCCTATCCCCACCACCCCTCAGGCCTGCCTGGGGCCTTATGAGGTGGGACGGCTTTCTGCAGACCAGGCCTCTTTGCCAAGTAAGGCTGCTATGCCCTCCATCTACACATACGCACTCAGGTGTGCCCTACCTTGCTGTAGGCTGTCTCCAGGCTGAGCAGATGGCTGGGCCCTGCATTGTGCTTCCTCTCCCTCTACACCTCCTCGGGCCTTCCCAGATGAAGAGGTTGCCCAGCTTGGCAAACATGACTGCAGCAGGATACTAACCCGAGAATAAGGGTGTGTGTTGATCCTGGGGCGCAGAATTACCCTCGTCTCAACACTCCCTACTGCTCCACTGCCTTGgtcacagaggcagaggggctggctccCGGCTGGCCAGGTCAGGACGCCCACTGTGGGCCACAGCTTCATCTGGCAGAAGGCCTATGTACAGAAGATAGGCAGGCTGCACTCCAGGCTGGGCAACCCCAAGGAGCTTGAGGCAGCCTCTACTCGCAGGCCAGCTTGCTGTCAAAGCTGGACAGGGCAATGGCAAAGGCCTGCAGTGCACACAGCGGGTAGTTGTAATCCATGGTGAACACATCCTCTGCTACCCGGCCAAACTGCATCACGATGTAGTCCGCTGAGGCCAGGCACAagcatggacagagagagagaaaggagagacggGTGTGATGGAGGGACAGGGAAGGCCAGACACCCAACCCCAAGCAGGAAGGAAAAGGTAGAAGCCAGGATGCCCAGAGGAGAAAGAGGCACACAAACACCAGGACACAGGAGAGGAGAAATAGCCCATTTAAAAAGTGTTCCCCGTCCCCACCCCAAGACTGCTGATTACACAGAACCTAGGACCAGGGCTCCACAGGTTCTCCCAGGGCCTCCCAGTTCATTATACAAAGTTCTTTACATCTCATCTCAGCTGTGTAGCCCACACCGTTACAATGTGGGCTGTATGACCAGGACTGGGTGAGCCGAGATCTGGATATCTTAGGGCCAGCAGGAGTACTCACGGTCATTGCCATGGATGATCTGGAAGTTCTTCACGGAGGCCTGGGTGACACGCCCGTGGAAGTTGAGTACGTAGGACTGGGTGTCGTCGTTCCAGACAGGGGTCTTGTTTTGCAGCTCGATGATACTCTCCGTGTTCTTATTCTGCCAGCGTGCTAGCAGGGTCTCGTGCTCCTAGGACAGTAGCCTCACCTGAGCCAGTCCAGGCCTTGAGACTGTGACCACCCCCCAAGCGGGATCCATCCCAAGAACGGGGGCTCTTAGattttcctgcccccccccccccacgcacacacaccaGCTGCATCCTGCCCCACTGGCCAGTAggctggggaagagggagggtgggacagAAACTCACATTCCGGGGGCGAATAGAGACTCGTTCGTGAACCATATTCATGCCAGGGACAATCACGCTCATCTTCCGAGGTCCCTTAAAGCCCAAGACGTTTGTctcctgggagacagggagagagaactcaGCAGCGGCCACCTGACGCAGGGACTTACCTACCGGAGTGCAGGGTGGGAAGACAGGAGCAGCTGTTTCAACGCCTGCACACGGCAGTCTCAGACCAGTCTGCCAGAACGAGCTCCTCGAAAGCACCCCTGCTTCTCGGTGTCGACACCCCACTTCTCACCCAATAGCGAGTTCTTCCAGTAATACGTGAACTCCCCTGCTTTTCACACCATCATCTCACCCCAGCTGTTAACTGGACTCTCTGgttctgcccctcctcctccgtTCTCAGCAGCAATGAAGACACCCCGCGTTCCCGAGCTCGCTCCGGGCAGAGGCTGGCTTCCCTGGCAAGGCACTACAGCCCAGCATTCAGGACTGTACCGTCACTGTcccccagacacacacatggCTGCCTCCCACCTCCTTGTGAGCCCTCAGTGAGGCCCTGCAGCCACCCTTGACACCTCATACcctgtttttccttcttaagCAGGGGTCAGGAACTTATTCCACTTGAACTCTTGTTTTACACCTTGCTTCCCCACCACTTGGTTTTCAGTTCTGTAAGATATAAATTTATCTACCTTCTCTGTTGCATTCTCAGTGCCTCAAATAATAGGAACATAGTTGGGGGCTCAGTACTTCTTGAAGATTCAGGCTGCCTTCCCACAAGTGGCCAGCAGGTGGCACCACGGCACCGTACAAGAATTGTATCCTACTACCTGTGCTCCAGGAATGGGTGTCCCTTCAGCCTTCTAAAACTGAAGCAAAGGGGGTTCAGAGAAGTAGAAATCCCTGGTATTTATATCCCAGTTTGTTCATTTATGAGCTTGGTGACGTCAACAATAAACCTCTAAGCTTAagtttcctcatttaaaaaagacaaaacaaaaactaccCCTCATGGCAAGCATGCAGGGCACGGACAAgcacccaggcctcctgctgctgcttggcCATACAAAGCCCAGGCAGTCAACTGTGACGGGAGCCCTGAGCAGGACAAGGAAAGAGCCCCTTCCCCAGGCAAGAATTGGCCCCTGGGTCAGGTAACAAGTGCTGGACTTCATGGCTAACTTGCAGACTAGGAGCTAGGACTCACGTAGCACACAGCTGCCAGCTCCTGCCGCAAGGCTCCGCTTTCCAAAGTAGAGGATGATGCCTTCTGAGGGTTGACCCCATTGTCATAAACGGTGAACTTGGTGCCCATCAGGTTGGACCTGAAGGAAAGGAACAGTAAAGGGGCATGTGCCTCTGCCCAAGACAGGAACAGCTCATTCAGTGTCCTAGGAGAAGCCTGCAAAGCattttgggctgggccagggccaaccCAGGAGCCCCAGTACTCACTGAACCCACACCACTGAAGGCACTGGAGCACAGAAGGCCCGAAAGTGCTCTGAACAGACCCAGAGGGCACTCAGCAAGGAGGTACATCGTGCAGTTTCCTTGGAGGAACGGGTGTTGCCCTCAGGGGAGAGGTAGCCCAGATGGCCTCTGGTGAGACTGCAGAGGGGACTTGGCACCCTGTGGACTGAACAATAGGCCTGCGCAggtcctggtccagctccagccacctaCCTCCCATCTCTGCATTCCCCAGATCTGGTACTCTGTGCCCAGTAAACCCTATGTCCCCTTGAGAACCAGTTCAGagccttcctgcctcctcccaagGGTTCTCTTAGTCCTGGGCCTTGGCATGGCCCCTGAGGGCCTGTGTCAGGGACACCCTGGGTTTGAGCCCTCTctcttgggcctgcacccacctGCCTGGAAGCAGCTTAGTCCAAATACGGCTCCAggctgtgcagggagctgggcctggagtgGACCCAACCCTGGCGGAGACAGGAGGGCTGGTGgatgccccgccccgccccgccccaccctccctccctggcctgcTTCCTGGGGGAGCGCTGGTACCGCAGTTTCCCGATGTAGCTGTCCCCTCCTCGAGACAAGTCTGTTGGGTCCACAGAGATGAGGTAATTGGAAGTTttactcttcttcctcttccttcccgcCAGGAGGAACACCTTGGGGAGGAGCAATGCCATGTTCCAGGCCCAGCCTGTGGTCTGTACACAGTCACGGGCACCAGACACATACACGCATGCAAGGGACTCCCTTGCTTCAGCACTGGCACTCAGAGAGCTCTGCACTGGCCAGGCACGGAGGCTTTTGTTTCTCTGGGGAACTGAGAGTCAGTGTTGGATTTGAAGCTTTCCATCACATTGCAGTCCCGAGGCCCACGGTCCCTCCTGTTGACCATGCCGGCCAGGGCAGCCTCACCTTCTTCCCATCCTCGCGGTCCAGGTGCAGGAAGTAGGTGGGGTACATGCCCCGATCCATCCCCTTCTTATCCCGTGTGATGCGGCATTTGATGGTGATGCCCTGTGGGGCTGGTCTCAGAGCAAACTCCTCTAGATCCTGGACCTCAACATCCACAGGTGGCTCTGGGGCTgttgggctgggggctgaggctgcctcctagggagagagggagtaggagcctgggccccaggggccCTAAGGAGCCACAGCTGGTGGTCTTGGGCCCAAGCCTGCCTCTTGATGCGGtagtagtgggagatgggacagGATACCTGAGGTCACGAGCCAGTTTCTCAGGCCtaccctcctccagcccctggcagtGGAGAAGTCGGGGGCAGGTGCTGAGGCCATCCTGTCCTGCTCACTgcaccctgcagcccaggcctcgCTGAAGACATCAGGAGGCAAGGTGGAAGGACACAAGAGCCCCGCCGGATCCCACCCAGACGAGCCATCCTCAGAGCTGCCACCTGGcctctgcagtggccagcacaCCTCACTCACCCTGACAGACTTCCTGCTCGTCGCAGAGCTGGGGCGGGTGTTGCTGTTGAGCTGGGAGGAACTGGAGCTGTTCTCAtcctcatcttcctcttcctcatcaaAGCTCATGCTGCTGGAGATGCCTGGGCCCAGCAGAGGAACCAAAAGGGATGAGCGAGGAGTTGTGCACCCCTGGCACGTCTGTGGTCACATGGACTCGGGACACACATGTGCCCACAGACACAGGGACACTCAATTCTGGTGCACACATGAGCTGGGCTGGTCTCGATTCTCAGGTCACGCCCTTGCCACCAGCTCAGTCCCTGCATCGGGCATGCTCTCTCAACAGTCACAATGCCCTGTGTCTCAGGTTTCAAGGCCCGCACTGAGCTGACCCTGCACCAGGCACCTTTATTGCTGACCTTGGACTTACTAGAGGCCTCGGGCAGAGAAGCAGCTGCCAGGGCCTGctgactcccccctcccctcagcagggagcaccagccccacactcaGCAGTGTCGGTGGCCCTTTCTGCAGGAGGCTACCCTTCATCGTCGTCCTCCACACATCCTCCCACAGGCAACACTGCCAGGCTGCACTCCTGTGTACTGACTCCAAGGACTCCCTAGGGCAGGGCTACGTTAGGGCAACAGGTTTGCAGGGAGATTCAGCCCTGCTCTCCTCCCCCAGCTCAGCAGAGGGGTCACCTACACAGAAGCAGCTTTCTCTAAGGAACACAAGAAAAGAAACTGACCCCCAACCTGGGCCTTCCCTGGGGCAGGCGTTGGGAATGGGAGAGACGGGCACGGGCTGGGGCCGGTTAGCCTGGGCCAGGGTTCCTTCCCTTAACCTGGCCTATCTTCGGGAGGGAGTTCCTGCCCTGAAGTTTCTTGTTCGTCTCCAAGGAtgtccagggaggggctggacaAGGGGCACCTGAGAACCCCAGGCTGAGCTTTGGGCCCGCAGTGGGCTCACCCTTCCTCTGCATCGTGGCGCGGAGGTCCTGCCCGCTGGGCCGAGTGCCCCCACCAGCTGCCGTCTCCCCTGTGTCCTGGGCGTGGTCTGACTGGCCCACAGTCAGGATCTGCACAGGGCCTTGGGCCTCCGACTTGTCTTctgccagtgctgctggcccGCTGGTGCCTGCAGGCCACGGACACTCCTGAGTCACatctgagagggagaggggctccTGGACTCTCCAGCGTCGGTGACAGGGGTGAGGGATGAGTGAGGACACTCTGCAAAACTGACGCGTGAAAAACTAGCAACTGGCAAGCAAGCTCGGAAGGGATGTGGACTTcctttcttccagatctccaccCCCGCCCATTACTTGTTGAGGGCTGGTTTGAAACTCCCCACGTCCTTAAGGCAGACAGCAGCCACCTACAGCACCAACCACACGGTGGGAGAAGAGATGGGGAACAAGGATCGATGCGGACCACTCCCGGGCACGGCCAGCTCTAGGCTGTCAGTGCTGgtattctctctctcacccacacaGAGGAACTCACACATCATTACAAACACCCCTTGAGAGAGACGGTGCCTGACATTCTCTGGCCGTCCCAAGGGGGCCTCTGGTCCCACCCGTGCCCTTCTGGCTGAGCTGCCACAGCTTCAGGAGGGGGCGCGCGGCCCAGCCTGCCCAGGTGGCAGGCGCTGCATGGCCGAGTTATGCCCGGAGGACTGCAGCTGGCTCCTGAAGCCCACCGGCCTGGACACTCCACCGCCGGACCGCCACGTGGCAGACTGCAAGGCACGGCCCATGAACCATGGTTGAGGAAATGCTCACGGCATCAGCATGTGCAGGCCTAGGCTGGGTGAGATGCTTGAGGGACAGGGCTGGAGGGAGCTCACGCCGAGATGGGGACAGTGGTCCTGGGCCACTGCTCTACAGACTCCACTTCCTGGCTGCGGGGAGCgcctgccccacccacaggccGCTCGGGTACCTCCTGAGGTACAAGAGGTCTGGGAGCCAGCTGAGGGCCAGTGTGTGCTCatttcctccccccgccccgtggCGGCTAGACGAGCAGCCGGCTGGGGTTGGGCGAGCTAACCTTTGTGCTttcccttcttctccttcttggcGGCCCCACCCTGTGTCCCGGCCATGGCGGCTGCCTTGGTTCTCTTGGCTGAGGCTGGTGCTGGTGGGCGGGTGGCTCCCAGCTGCACACTGGCAAGGGAGTCGGCCTCTTGCACTGCTcaggagagaaccagagagacagaaaggggtgCTGAGTGAGAGCAGGGCTCCCACTCAGACACTCCCCACTCTCCCAccaggccccaggcaggcccTGCCAGAAGGAGACAGCACCAAGCCCAGTGTGGTCAAGAACAGCAGGGCCAGAAGCCCCATGAGCCACgaagcagaggctgggcaggcagTGCCTGTGCGAGCGTAGGTCAGGAAGATGGTGGCAGGAGACAGCACAGGCTCCATCATCAGGGAGACAACCAGGGCCAGCACCCCAGGGGGCTCTCACAGGGAGAACCATTCAGGAGGGGGGAGCCCCACCAGCAGCGAGTGCTCAGGGTTCCCCCACAGCACACAGCCTGACTCACCACCCTGAGGGAGTTTGATTGTTCAGGAGACGGAGGCCAACGTCCAGCACACTGGGCTCCTCCGCCCTCCTTGCCCTGTCCCCACGGGAGCACCTGCACTTCCG from Oryctolagus cuniculus chromosome 1, mOryCun1.1, whole genome shotgun sequence includes these protein-coding regions:
- the TUB gene encoding tubby protein homolog isoform X7 → MAAMAGATPIRSQEPGASSWSPVWVQGPSTWAILHCFPGPQQRAGLEEEQPVPIWDAGAAGGGLTNVLDDEGSNLRQQKLERQRALLEQKQKKKRQEPLMVQANADGRPRSRRARQSEEQAPLVESYLSSSGSTSYQVQEADSLASVQLGATRPPAPASAKRTKAAAMAGTQGGAAKKEKKGKHKDVTQECPWPAGTSGPAALAEDKSEAQGPVQILTVGQSDHAQDTGETAAGGGTRPSGQDLRATMQRKGISSSMSFDEEEEDEDENSSSSSQLNSNTRPSSATSRKSVREAASAPSPTAPEPPVDVEVQDLEEFALRPAPQGITIKCRITRDKKGMDRGMYPTYFLHLDREDGKKVFLLAGRKRKKSKTSNYLISVDPTDLSRGGDSYIGKLRSNLMGTKFTVYDNGVNPQKASSSTLESGALRQELAAVCYETNVLGFKGPRKMSVIVPGMNMVHERVSIRPRNEHETLLARWQNKNTESIIELQNKTPVWNDDTQSYVLNFHGRVTQASVKNFQIIHGNDPDYIVMQFGRVAEDVFTMDYNYPLCALQAFAIALSSFDSKLACE
- the TUB gene encoding tubby protein homolog isoform X5, encoding MGSQHSKQHRKPGVLKWGSRRNRRTTRRKYWKEGREIARPGDSSANVKLTRVLETGGSETESTQAMPMAGVWPWAWGGSLFERRTQLYKMTPVLDDEGSNLRQQKLERQRALLEQKQKKKRQEPLMVQANADGRPRSRRARQSEEQAPLVESYLSSSGSTSYQVQEADSLASVQLGATRPPAPASAKRTKAAAMAGTQGGAAKKEKKGKHKDVTQECPWPAGTSGPAALAEDKSEAQGPVQILTVGQSDHAQDTGETAAGGGTRPSGQDLRATMQRKGISSSMSFDEEEEDEDENSSSSSQLNSNTRPSSATSRKSVREAASAPSPTAPEPPVDVEVQDLEEFALRPAPQGITIKCRITRDKKGMDRGMYPTYFLHLDREDGKKVFLLAGRKRKKSKTSNYLISVDPTDLSRGGDSYIGKLRSNLMGTKFTVYDNGVNPQKASSSTLESGALRQELAAVCYETNVLGFKGPRKMSVIVPGMNMVHERVSIRPRNEHETLLARWQNKNTESIIELQNKTPVWNDDTQSYVLNFHGRVTQASVKNFQIIHGNDPDYIVMQFGRVAEDVFTMDYNYPLCALQAFAIALSSFDSKLACE
- the TUB gene encoding tubby protein homolog isoform X8, translating into MTSKPHSDWIPYSVLDDEGSNLRQQKLERQRALLEQKQKKKRQEPLMVQANADGRPRSRRARQSEEQAPLVESYLSSSGSTSYQVQEADSLASVQLGATRPPAPASAKRTKAAAMAGTQGGAAKKEKKGKHKDVTQECPWPAGTSGPAALAEDKSEAQGPVQILTVGQSDHAQDTGETAAGGGTRPSGQDLRATMQRKGISSSMSFDEEEEDEDENSSSSSQLNSNTRPSSATSRKSVREAASAPSPTAPEPPVDVEVQDLEEFALRPAPQGITIKCRITRDKKGMDRGMYPTYFLHLDREDGKKVFLLAGRKRKKSKTSNYLISVDPTDLSRGGDSYIGKLRSNLMGTKFTVYDNGVNPQKASSSTLESGALRQELAAVCYETNVLGFKGPRKMSVIVPGMNMVHERVSIRPRNEHETLLARWQNKNTESIIELQNKTPVWNDDTQSYVLNFHGRVTQASVKNFQIIHGNDPDYIVMQFGRVAEDVFTMDYNYPLCALQAFAIALSSFDSKLACE
- the TUB gene encoding tubby protein homolog isoform X9, with the translated sequence MTSKPHSDWIPYSVLDDEGSNLRQQKLERQRALLEQKQKKKRQEPLMVQANADGRPRSRRARQSEEQAPLVESYLSSSGSTSYQVQEADSLASVQLGATRPPAPASAKRTKAAAMAGTQGGAAKKEKKGKHKGTSGPAALAEDKSEAQGPVQILTVGQSDHAQDTGETAAGGGTRPSGQDLRATMQRKGISSSMSFDEEEEDEDENSSSSSQLNSNTRPSSATSRKSVREAASAPSPTAPEPPVDVEVQDLEEFALRPAPQGITIKCRITRDKKGMDRGMYPTYFLHLDREDGKKVFLLAGRKRKKSKTSNYLISVDPTDLSRGGDSYIGKLRSNLMGTKFTVYDNGVNPQKASSSTLESGALRQELAAVCYETNVLGFKGPRKMSVIVPGMNMVHERVSIRPRNEHETLLARWQNKNTESIIELQNKTPVWNDDTQSYVLNFHGRVTQASVKNFQIIHGNDPDYIVMQFGRVAEDVFTMDYNYPLCALQAFAIALSSFDSKLACE
- the TUB gene encoding tubby protein homolog isoform X1, whose amino-acid sequence is MVQSSARAPVGSKPASARRAPRSRRRRPPSPEPSPRRRWRVSAATGVCPTAAGATTGGNPRPMGSQHSKQHRKPGVLKWGSRRNRRTTRRKYWKEGREIARPGDSSANVKLTRVLETGGSETESTQAMPMAGVWPWAWGGSLFERRTQLYKMTPVLDDEGSNLRQQKLERQRALLEQKQKKKRQEPLMVQANADGRPRSRRARQSEEQAPLVESYLSSSGSTSYQVQEADSLASVQLGATRPPAPASAKRTKAAAMAGTQGGAAKKEKKGKHKDVTQECPWPAGTSGPAALAEDKSEAQGPVQILTVGQSDHAQDTGETAAGGGTRPSGQDLRATMQRKGISSSMSFDEEEEDEDENSSSSSQLNSNTRPSSATSRKSVREAASAPSPTAPEPPVDVEVQDLEEFALRPAPQGITIKCRITRDKKGMDRGMYPTYFLHLDREDGKKVFLLAGRKRKKSKTSNYLISVDPTDLSRGGDSYIGKLRSNLMGTKFTVYDNGVNPQKASSSTLESGALRQELAAVCYETNVLGFKGPRKMSVIVPGMNMVHERVSIRPRNEHETLLARWQNKNTESIIELQNKTPVWNDDTQSYVLNFHGRVTQASVKNFQIIHGNDPDYIVMQFGRVAEDVFTMDYNYPLCALQAFAIALSSFDSKLACE
- the TUB gene encoding tubby protein homolog isoform X3, producing the protein MRPPVLRLAGLKGLMFPLLPVPCLWAGKSLVAVAELCISVLSTLPWPCPGDWLLSSPHFPTPAQCKGEHLVELTRAAHLQCREFALKGQEMVCLSLVGRRAKLVPSLWELEEAILGLASGWCSWMVSLGSLKSLDLLSVLDDEGSNLRQQKLERQRALLEQKQKKKRQEPLMVQANADGRPRSRRARQSEEQAPLVESYLSSSGSTSYQVQEADSLASVQLGATRPPAPASAKRTKAAAMAGTQGGAAKKEKKGKHKDVTQECPWPAGTSGPAALAEDKSEAQGPVQILTVGQSDHAQDTGETAAGGGTRPSGQDLRATMQRKGISSSMSFDEEEEDEDENSSSSSQLNSNTRPSSATSRKSVREAASAPSPTAPEPPVDVEVQDLEEFALRPAPQGITIKCRITRDKKGMDRGMYPTYFLHLDREDGKKVFLLAGRKRKKSKTSNYLISVDPTDLSRGGDSYIGKLRSNLMGTKFTVYDNGVNPQKASSSTLESGALRQELAAVCYETNVLGFKGPRKMSVIVPGMNMVHERVSIRPRNEHETLLARWQNKNTESIIELQNKTPVWNDDTQSYVLNFHGRVTQASVKNFQIIHGNDPDYIVMQFGRVAEDVFTMDYNYPLCALQAFAIALSSFDSKLACE
- the TUB gene encoding tubby protein homolog isoform X2 — its product is MVQSSARAPVGSKPASARRAPRSRRRRPPSPEPSPRRRWRVSAATGVCPTAAGATTGGNPRPMGSQHSKQHRKPGVLKWGSRRNRRTTRRKYWKEGREIARPGDSSANVKLTRVLETGGSETESTQAMPMAGVWPWAWGGSLFERRTQLYKMTPVLDDEGSNLRQQKLERQRALLEQKQKKKRQEPLMVQANADGRPRSRRARQSEEQAPLVESYLSSSGSTSYQVQEADSLASVQLGATRPPAPASAKRTKAAAMAGTQGGAAKKEKKGKHKGTSGPAALAEDKSEAQGPVQILTVGQSDHAQDTGETAAGGGTRPSGQDLRATMQRKGISSSMSFDEEEEDEDENSSSSSQLNSNTRPSSATSRKSVREAASAPSPTAPEPPVDVEVQDLEEFALRPAPQGITIKCRITRDKKGMDRGMYPTYFLHLDREDGKKVFLLAGRKRKKSKTSNYLISVDPTDLSRGGDSYIGKLRSNLMGTKFTVYDNGVNPQKASSSTLESGALRQELAAVCYETNVLGFKGPRKMSVIVPGMNMVHERVSIRPRNEHETLLARWQNKNTESIIELQNKTPVWNDDTQSYVLNFHGRVTQASVKNFQIIHGNDPDYIVMQFGRVAEDVFTMDYNYPLCALQAFAIALSSFDSKLACE
- the TUB gene encoding tubby protein homolog isoform X6, whose translation is MVQSSARAPVGSKPASARRAPRSRRRRPPSPEPSPRRRWRVSAATGVCPTAAGATTGGNPRPMGSQHSKQHRKPGVLKWGSRRNRRTTRRKYWKEGREIARVLDDEGSNLRQQKLERQRALLEQKQKKKRQEPLMVQANADGRPRSRRARQSEEQAPLVESYLSSSGSTSYQVQEADSLASVQLGATRPPAPASAKRTKAAAMAGTQGGAAKKEKKGKHKGTSGPAALAEDKSEAQGPVQILTVGQSDHAQDTGETAAGGGTRPSGQDLRATMQRKGISSSMSFDEEEEDEDENSSSSSQLNSNTRPSSATSRKSVREAASAPSPTAPEPPVDVEVQDLEEFALRPAPQGITIKCRITRDKKGMDRGMYPTYFLHLDREDGKKVFLLAGRKRKKSKTSNYLISVDPTDLSRGGDSYIGKLRSNLMGTKFTVYDNGVNPQKASSSTLESGALRQELAAVCYETNVLGFKGPRKMSVIVPGMNMVHERVSIRPRNEHETLLARWQNKNTESIIELQNKTPVWNDDTQSYVLNFHGRVTQASVKNFQIIHGNDPDYIVMQFGRVAEDVFTMDYNYPLCALQAFAIALSSFDSKLACE
- the TUB gene encoding tubby protein homolog isoform X4 encodes the protein MVQSSARAPVGSKPASARRAPRSRRRRPPSPEPSPRRRWRVSAATGVCPTAAGATTGGNPRPMGSQHSKQHRKPGVLKWGSRRNRRTTRRKYWKEGREIARVLDDEGSNLRQQKLERQRALLEQKQKKKRQEPLMVQANADGRPRSRRARQSEEQAPLVESYLSSSGSTSYQVQEADSLASVQLGATRPPAPASAKRTKAAAMAGTQGGAAKKEKKGKHKDVTQECPWPAGTSGPAALAEDKSEAQGPVQILTVGQSDHAQDTGETAAGGGTRPSGQDLRATMQRKGISSSMSFDEEEEDEDENSSSSSQLNSNTRPSSATSRKSVREAASAPSPTAPEPPVDVEVQDLEEFALRPAPQGITIKCRITRDKKGMDRGMYPTYFLHLDREDGKKVFLLAGRKRKKSKTSNYLISVDPTDLSRGGDSYIGKLRSNLMGTKFTVYDNGVNPQKASSSTLESGALRQELAAVCYETNVLGFKGPRKMSVIVPGMNMVHERVSIRPRNEHETLLARWQNKNTESIIELQNKTPVWNDDTQSYVLNFHGRVTQASVKNFQIIHGNDPDYIVMQFGRVAEDVFTMDYNYPLCALQAFAIALSSFDSKLACE